TACGTTGATCATATCCTTTAACTGAAGATTACTTTTCAACCTAAGATTTTCGCGGATACGGTCAAGCACAACAATTGTATCATTAATGGAATACCCGGCAAGTGTCAACAACGCGGTTACTGTCAATAACGACGTTTCCCGCCCAAGCATGAGGACTATCCCAAAAACAACAAACACATCATGCGCAAGTGAAACAATTCCAGCAATACCCCATGTACTTGACTTAAAACGTATTGCAACGTATAAAACAATCGCTAATAACGAAAATAATATTGCATAAAACGTTTTCTCAACAAGGTATTTACCAACTGCGCCACCCACAAATTCATTACGTTCAATTATAACCACATTACCCGGCACTTTTTGTTGGATAAAATCCACAAGATTCTTAGCAACTTCCGTACCGGCACCTTGCTGCGCTCTCAACCGGATAATCACAGACTGTTTTGTTGAGACATCCTGAATCTGCGCATTTTTGTATCCCGCTTCACCAACAATATTCCTGATCTCACCGAGATTAATTTGTTGTGAGAACCCCAATTGTATGAGGTTACCCCCGCTGAAATCTATCCCGAGATTCAATCCCCGGAATAACATGGTAAGGATTGTTAGGACTATCAATACACCCGAAAACCCGAAAAACACATAACGCATCCCTACAAAATCGATGTTAGGTACTTTCTTAAAAAATTCCATAAAACTTACTTATAACTCCCTTCAGATATTATTTATTTAAATACTTAATTTAGTTACTGTCCGGCCTTTAAGCGCAAGTTCATATATAACTTTTGTCACAACAATTGCGGTAAACATACTAATCATAATACCTATGGTGAGCGTCACAGCAAAACCTTTAATCGGGCCAGTACCGAACTGGAACAAAAATATTGCAGCCGCTAATGTTGTAAGGTTTGAATCGAATATTGTCCAGAAAGCTTTCCCATATCCTTGATCTATCGCTACACGAATAGTTTTACCATTACGCAACTCTTCACGTATACGTTCAAATATTAAGACATTCGCATCAACCGCCATACCTATACTAAGAATAACACCGGCAATGCCGGGTAAGGTCAGCGTAAAATGGAAATACGCCATTATGCCCATCAACATCAAAAGGTTCAGTATTAATGCTATATTCGCAATCATACCCGAAAACTGGTAATATACACCCATAAATATCAGGATTAAAATAAATCCTAATAATGCCGCATATGTACCCCACTTAATTGAATCCTGTCCTAATGACGGCCCGACGGTACGTTCCTCCACTATATACACAGGTGCAGGTAGTGCACCGGCACGTAAGATGATTGACAAATTTTTTGCCTCATCCAACGTAAAATTACCTTCAATAATCGCACGACCATCAGGGATTTTTGAACGTATCACAGGCGCGGACTGTACAATATTATCCAGCACAATCGCGAGGTTACGGTTAATATTCAATCCTGTGGTAGCTGAAAACAACTTCGCGCCGTCACGGTTAAATTCAATATTCACTATAGGCAGGTTATACTCCCCGCCGAATTCAACTTTTGCATCCACTAAGTATGCGCCGGTAAGTTCCGGGCTGCTCTTCACTAAATAATACTGTTCATTTTTTCCTGCCATAAGCACATAACCGGTCGGGAAAACAGGCAAAAACTCTTTTCTTAACTGCTGAGTCGTGCTGGAAATATATATTTCATCCCATAAAAGGTTTAACTCCCGGCGTTTATCATCTATCTTCTGTATTGCACCGGTATCGTTCACTAACCTAAACTCCAACAATGCGGTCTTACCAATCAACGACTTAGCAGCTTCCGGATCTTTTAGGCCGGGTAACTGTACGACAATCCATTTTTCTCCCTGCCGCACAATCAACGGTTCACGTACACCGAATTGATCAACGCGGTTACGTATAATCTCAATTGCGCGTTCAATTGCGTCAGTAAGTTTTTCCTTTTTCTCAAGCTTACTCTCATCGAGTTCAAGTATCAGATGCGACCCGCCTCTAAGGTCCAGCCCTAAATTCAAAGTTTTATCCATAATCTTATCCCCTGCACGTTCTAGCCTGTCACGTTCAGCAGAAGGCGTGGTGTACCATCTGTAGGTAGGGAAAAGACAATATAACGCTGCGCCTATGAGGATAATAATTATCCCGATCCTGACCTTTAGTTCTGTTGACATCCTAACAAATCTCCTTCTATAAATAACTTATTTTTGTTTAAACATAAATGTTTATTATACATTATAACTTATAACAGTTTGGTTTTATTAATAACCAAACTAAACCGGTACCCCAGGTATTCCGCTGCTTTTTGGCACATAAGCATGCGGGAGAGAAAGATCTCAAAATATTCCATCACCTGCGATATTTTAGTATCTATATTCAAGTGCAGAACAATATTTTTTTTGCGTTTATCAACTTTAATTCCTGACTCAACGACAGCATAGTTTACACGGTCGTGTATATCACCCTTGAGGTCATGTAATTTACGTACGCGTTTACGGTGAACATCAGTTTTATCCCCTATAATCAACGCTGCGCAGACAGCATTAACCGCAACACCGGTATCCTCTTCATGATTACCAATCGCGCTGATAATATCAGCAATATATTCTGTTGGCAACTTCATTGATTCAAGAATCTCAAGCGCCATTACAGCGCTTGACTGCCCGTGATCGATACGGTTAACCACATTCCCGATGTCATGGAGATACCCTGCAATAGCTGCAAGTTCAGGATATGGAGGTTTGTACCCTAGTTTGATAAGTATATCCCTTGCAGTAGTTGAGACCGATGTGCAATGCCGGAATCCGTGTTCAGTATACCCGATTTCCCCAAGATACTGATTCGCTGCAGTAATCAATGCTTTAACTAACGGATGACTTTTAACACTTTCAACTGATACCGTACCGACAGACATTATTTTATTACTTCTTTTCCTGCACTATTTCCGGCAGTTTCGCTTCCTCTGGCTTAATCACCGATGCGATACCGGCCCGTGAAAGTTCTACGTTAACCCCATCCGCGATTTTAACTTCGACTACAGCTCCGCGGACATTCACAACCATAGCGTAAAGCCCGCCGTTAGTTATTATCCGGTCACCTTTCTTCAACGCATTCAGCATCTTTTCATGTTCTTTAATTTTTTTCTGCTGCGGCATAATCAGTAAAAAATAAAAAATAAAAAATATTACAATCAACGGCACAAAGTTCATCAATAAATCACTTGTACCCATTGGCGCAGCCGCTACTGTCCCGTTAGCTGCATAAACTAAACTTGTCATTCAACACCTCCAGTGTAATTCTTCAGAAAAACTTCTTTTTTTTCAGTAAAATCTCCAGCGATAATACTTTCCCTGATAATCTTAGTTAATTCTATCATAAAAAAGATATTGTGTAAAGTATTCAGCCTCGGCGCTAAGATTTCATTTGCGTGAAACAGGTGGTTAACATATGCGCGTGAATATTTTTTGCATACAGGGCAATGGCATAACGGATCAAACGGCCTTGGGTCAGTTTTATAGATACTATTCCTCATATTTAACTTTCCATTACGGGTAAACACCTGCCCGTTCCGAGCGTTACGGGTTGGTTGTACACAATCAAATAAATCAATACCCCGTGACACGCATTCCCACAAATCTTCCGGAGTTCCAACACCCATAAGATAATGAAGTTCGGCATCAGGTAAACATCCTGCTGAGGATTGTGTTATCTCATAAAGCAGCGGTTTGGGTTCCCCAACGGACAAACCGCCTAATGCGTACCCATCAAAACCTATCTCTAGTGTAAGCTCCGCACTCATCTTCCGTAATTCAGGGAATACGCTTCCCTGTACTATACCCAACAACAACGGGCGTTGAACTTCTTCTATTGCGGAACATAGCGAGTCAAACTTATCCTTACACCTCTTTGCCCATTGTATAGTACGCAATAACGCTTTCTCCGCATATTCTTTTTCTGTAGGATACGGCACACATTCATCAAAACACATAATAAGGTCGGCACCCAGATTATACTGTATTTCTATCGACTTCTCCGGGGTAAACATATGTGTACTCCCGTCAGGAGGATACTTAAACTCAACACCGGCATCTGTAATTTTCCTTAACCCGCTCAAACTAAACACCTGAAACCCGCCGGAATCCGTCAGGATACTGCGTTCCCATGAACAAAACTTGTGAAGCCCGCCCATTTGTTTTACGATCTCCACCCCTGGACGAAAATATAAATGATAAGCATTCCCTTGAATCACCTCCACACCGCAATTAAGGAGTTCTGTGGAATCCAATGTTTTCACAGTTCCCTGTGTCCCCACTGGAATAAATGCGGGAGTATGAATCTCACCATGCGGAGTTTTTAATAAACCCGCCCGCGCGTAACTCTTCCCGTCTTTTTTATGTAGTAAAAAATTTTTCATATACTTTCTATAAGTGTATCCTGATCACAAGAACCGCTGACTGTTGATAAACACACTGAACCTACAACCTAAACGCTTAGCTGCGCGCTGGCAATGCTTTATTCTTGGCAAAAAAAGGCCAAAGTATTCTATTACACTGCATTTAGAATTATCGATCCCCAGTTTTAACACTATCTCCATCTTCTTTCTTTGCACTTCAAGTTTTGACTTACTACTCGCAAAATTAACGCGGTCATGCTGGTCAAATTTACTCTTAACCTTTTTCCGTAACCGTGAATAATGAACATCGGTTTTATCACAAAGCACTACTGCCGCAGCTATCGGCGTGGGAGGAACAACCCTCGCATCTTCATGAGTCCCCACAGCTTCCGCTATACGGAAAGCCTCAAGTTTATCCATTCCCAGTTTTAACAATATACGCAATGCGATAACACCACCGGAACGGTCATGTTTATTATCCCCGACAACACAGCCGATATCGTGGAGATACCCGGCTATTCTCACAAGCTCAAGCTCACGCCCGTGATAACCAAGTTTATGCAATAACAACGCTGCAGTTTTTGCGACATACCTGGAATGCCGTAATCCATGTTCTTTATATCCCATTGCACGAAAGTTTTTATCTGCTTTGGTAATATATATCCGCACTTCCTTATTCTCAAAAATACTTTTTGGTTTAACTAACAAACGATATCCTCCGAATATGTACTTATTGTCAATAACACCTTTTTACACCGGTACCGGGATAATAAAACTGCAGTATTTCTTTATACCCCATCCCCTTTTTTGCTAACCCCAAAGCACCCCACTGGCATAACCCCACACCGTGCCCCCATCCACGGCCGCTAAAAACGAACTTACCGTTTTTATAGTTAACCGTAAACATTGTACTCCGCACAGAATTTGACCCGACTGCCATACGGAAGTGATTACTGTTAATACTCACAGTTTTACCTTTATTATCCGTCAACTCAAGGACAATCACACGTCCTATTTCACTCTTTTTTTGTATCACAACTTTTACTATCTTACCAATATTATACCCTTTTTTTGTCAAACGCTGACTCATTAGTTCACCGGTGTATACTGTAGACCATTGTTGTTTTGGATAAGCATCACAGTTTTTGCATTCCACACCCCTAAGATACCCCGGCACTTTTTCTGTACCCCAAACATTCCCCACATTCTCAGTAGATCCACCGCAACTATTATGAAAATACGCGGTTATCAGCGTCTCTCCATAGAACAAACCTTCTCCTGCGGTTATATCTACAGCTTTATTCGTAGCTAATGCTTCATTTATCACTCCCGGATACACCTGACAACAAAAACTTGAGCACAGGTCATACCCGTCTTTTGTATGTTTATGATTAACATTCTGCATGGCATACGTCCGTGCAGCAACGGCCTGCGCTTTCAACGCTTCTATTGGCCAGGAACTACTTATTTCCGCGGGTATTACTCCGTAAAGATAGTTTTCAATCCCCACTTCGTTTATGGCATCAAGTTTACCTTTACGGTTAAGCTGTATCAACGCAACATCGCGGTAACGCTTTTTCCCTACTACCAATAAATCCCCGGATTCTACCGGCATAATCCTGATAATTCTACCGAACACCAAGGTTCCCATACGAATGCCATTTTTTGAGGGATATACTGCCATGCTCACACCATTACCGCCAACAATTTGAGACGACATTGTAAAAAGGTCTGTTATCCTCACCCCATAACGCGTACTGAAGGTAACATACGGCTGATCTTTTTGTATACCAATCAACAATATTTTACGGTCATTGATACTCGACCTAGCTTTTTCAATGCACACAGCTGTACACATTAAAATAATAACAGTGAATACTAATATTACAATTTTATTTTTCAACATATTAACAAACAGGTATGACAATAAAGTATTGGTTTCAAACAAAAACTATAATTTCATGATAAAACATAACGAAAAATATGGAGGTATAGTAGTAGTTGTACTACTATCTGAAGAAGCGGGATCAACCGTATGTGTATGATCCCCGCCACTGACTGTATTAAACGCCGCGGGGTTTGTTGTATGTGTATGCGCATCCGACGATGTTGCGCCTCCCCATGAGACCGGGTCAAGCCTATCACCTCCACTTGAAGCGTTTGTTATGTTTATATACCACGACCCAGCACCCCCACCGGAAGAAGAAAACGCTATATCACGGCTGAACCAAAAAGTATTAGCTGTGTGACTGTGACTGTCAGAAGACGACGTGGTAATAGGAACATCAATTGAATGCGTATGCGCTCCTGCAGTAGTACTAGCTGTTGTCGCAATATCTACTGTATGATAGTGCGTAGTCTCACCTCCGAGATCGCCAAAAGCGTATGTATCTCCCGCACCGATAACAAACCGGTTGCGAAGATCCGGCGTACCGTTTGTACCGTCACATAAAGCCCATCCTGCCGGGATATCAG
The Elusimicrobiota bacterium DNA segment above includes these coding regions:
- the secF gene encoding protein translocase subunit SecF, whose translation is MEFFKKVPNIDFVGMRYVFFGFSGVLIVLTILTMLFRGLNLGIDFSGGNLIQLGFSQQINLGEIRNIVGEAGYKNAQIQDVSTKQSVIIRLRAQQGAGTEVAKNLVDFIQQKVPGNVVIIERNEFVGGAVGKYLVEKTFYAILFSLLAIVLYVAIRFKSSTWGIAGIVSLAHDVFVVFGIVLMLGRETSLLTVTALLTLAGYSINDTIVVLDRIRENLRLKSNLQLKDMINVSMNETLSRTIITGISVIMVLVVLVLIGGEVLYDFSLTMLIGVLFGTYSSVAIAMPIAYEWEQWRRRGLASNKNKK
- the secD gene encoding protein translocase subunit SecD, with protein sequence MSTELKVRIGIIIILIGAALYCLFPTYRWYTTPSAERDRLERAGDKIMDKTLNLGLDLRGGSHLILELDESKLEKKEKLTDAIERAIEIIRNRVDQFGVREPLIVRQGEKWIVVQLPGLKDPEAAKSLIGKTALLEFRLVNDTGAIQKIDDKRRELNLLWDEIYISSTTQQLRKEFLPVFPTGYVLMAGKNEQYYLVKSSPELTGAYLVDAKVEFGGEYNLPIVNIEFNRDGAKLFSATTGLNINRNLAIVLDNIVQSAPVIRSKIPDGRAIIEGNFTLDEAKNLSIILRAGALPAPVYIVEERTVGPSLGQDSIKWGTYAALLGFILILIFMGVYYQFSGMIANIALILNLLMLMGIMAYFHFTLTLPGIAGVILSIGMAVDANVLIFERIREELRNGKTIRVAIDQGYGKAFWTIFDSNLTTLAAAIFLFQFGTGPIKGFAVTLTIGIMISMFTAIVVTKVIYELALKGRTVTKLSI
- a CDS encoding HD domain-containing protein; the protein is MSVGTVSVESVKSHPLVKALITAANQYLGEIGYTEHGFRHCTSVSTTARDILIKLGYKPPYPELAAIAGYLHDIGNVVNRIDHGQSSAVMALEILESMKLPTEYIADIISAIGNHEEDTGVAVNAVCAALIIGDKTDVHRKRVRKLHDLKGDIHDRVNYAVVESGIKVDKRKKNIVLHLNIDTKISQVMEYFEIFLSRMLMCQKAAEYLGYRFSLVINKTKLL
- the yajC gene encoding preprotein translocase subunit YajC produces the protein MTSLVYAANGTVAAAPMGTSDLLMNFVPLIVIFFIFYFLLIMPQQKKIKEHEKMLNALKKGDRIITNGGLYAMVVNVRGAVVEVKIADGVNVELSRAGIASVIKPEEAKLPEIVQEKK
- the tgt gene encoding tRNA guanosine(34) transglycosylase Tgt, with the protein product MKNFLLHKKDGKSYARAGLLKTPHGEIHTPAFIPVGTQGTVKTLDSTELLNCGVEVIQGNAYHLYFRPGVEIVKQMGGLHKFCSWERSILTDSGGFQVFSLSGLRKITDAGVEFKYPPDGSTHMFTPEKSIEIQYNLGADLIMCFDECVPYPTEKEYAEKALLRTIQWAKRCKDKFDSLCSAIEEVQRPLLLGIVQGSVFPELRKMSAELTLEIGFDGYALGGLSVGEPKPLLYEITQSSAGCLPDAELHYLMGVGTPEDLWECVSRGIDLFDCVQPTRNARNGQVFTRNGKLNMRNSIYKTDPRPFDPLCHCPVCKKYSRAYVNHLFHANEILAPRLNTLHNIFFMIELTKIIRESIIAGDFTEKKEVFLKNYTGGVE
- a CDS encoding HD domain-containing protein, producing MLVKPKSIFENKEVRIYITKADKNFRAMGYKEHGLRHSRYVAKTAALLLHKLGYHGRELELVRIAGYLHDIGCVVGDNKHDRSGGVIALRILLKLGMDKLEAFRIAEAVGTHEDARVVPPTPIAAAVVLCDKTDVHYSRLRKKVKSKFDQHDRVNFASSKSKLEVQRKKMEIVLKLGIDNSKCSVIEYFGLFLPRIKHCQRAAKRLGCRFSVFINSQRFL
- a CDS encoding SpoIID/LytB domain-containing protein; this translates as MLKNKIVILVFTVIILMCTAVCIEKARSSINDRKILLIGIQKDQPYVTFSTRYGVRITDLFTMSSQIVGGNGVSMAVYPSKNGIRMGTLVFGRIIRIMPVESGDLLVVGKKRYRDVALIQLNRKGKLDAINEVGIENYLYGVIPAEISSSWPIEALKAQAVAARTYAMQNVNHKHTKDGYDLCSSFCCQVYPGVINEALATNKAVDITAGEGLFYGETLITAYFHNSCGGSTENVGNVWGTEKVPGYLRGVECKNCDAYPKQQWSTVYTGELMSQRLTKKGYNIGKIVKVVIQKKSEIGRVIVLELTDNKGKTVSINSNHFRMAVGSNSVRSTMFTVNYKNGKFVFSGRGWGHGVGLCQWGALGLAKKGMGYKEILQFYYPGTGVKRCY